The DNA region GGCATGGGGTGCAGTCGTTGATAGAGGGTGTTACGCGAATTACCAGATTTGCGAGGGCGCTCGAATGTCCATACTGGTTTACTCAAATAACGTCCGAGACAGACCGGATTGGCGGATGATCGATCGTAGAGTACCTAATGGAGACGACGGTTTAGTTCATCACCCGAAGCTGTTTCGCAGAACAACTCAAGGGCTTCCTTCAAGTTTTCACGGGCTTCGGTCACGCTAGAACCTTGACTGGCGATATCCAGTTCGGGACATAAAGCGACGTAACCATCGCCTTCCCGCTCTATAATCGCCGTCCATAATCTAGCCATCAGGACCTCCACGGTTTAGGATCGGACGTCTCGACTCCATGAGCAGGACAGATCGGTACAGTGACAGTACCAGGCCGACCTGTAGTCTCCTGGATAAAGTTAATGGGGTGTTCGGTGGGTGTCAACGGCGGCCCAAGTTACAGAGTGCCTGGTTCTAATCCGTGGCAATGAGCAGATCACTTCGGTATCTTAGTAGATGGTCTCGTGCTACGTCCTGACTTTAATACTCTTTATGCATGCTGGCGTCAACTCGGCGTTTAAGCTGATCCACGTGGATGGGAAATATGCAAAGACACACCTGCAAGCGCATCACCCCCGCGGAAGTCGCCGCGAAGATTCCCGCCCCGAACGGAGACCGGTTTCACGTCGCCCTGGAGCGCGGCGAGTTGCAGATCGAGCTGTACATCCCCCGGGGTGTGGACGATCAAAAACCCCACAGCCGTGACGAGTGCTACGTGATCGTCGAAGGGCAGGGGAAGTTCGAAATGGGGGGAGAGGTTGTGCCTTTCGAGGCCGGCGATTTCTTTTTCGTGCCGGCGAAGGTTGAGCACCGGTTTCTGGACTTCGGCGAGTCGATGACCACGTGGGTCATCTTCTACGGACCGGAAGGCGGCGAGCAGATCTGAATGCCGGGCCTCGCCGGCACGCGTCAGCCCTCGCCGGCACGCGTCAACCCTCGCCGGCACGCGTCAGGCCTCGCCAATCAAATCACCCATCCCCGCTGTCCCCATCCGCCCGCCCGCGCAGAGACTTGAGCCGTCTCGACAGTTTCTGGATCTCTTCCTCGATCAACCCGATTTCATCCCCCACGCTGATCCGGCCGTCCCGCTCCAGGTGCCTGCGCCTTTCCTCCGACTCCCGGTCGGCCTGGGCTTCGGACATGGAGTTGATGATGACCCCGATGAAGAGGTTCAGCATGATCATGGTGCCGAGCATCACGAAGGAAACGAAGAAGGCGGCGCCGAGGAAGGGCATGGCCCGGGAGGCTTCGCGGAGGTGGGCCTGGGCGAAATCCGCATAGTTGGGGTAGGCGTCGCTGCCGTACATCTGGATATACATCACGTCGGTCCAGTCCTCCAGGGTCACGACCCGGAAGAGGGTCAGCAGCGCCGTCGCCAGGTCCTGGAAGTGCACCGGATCGTTGCCGCGGAAGAGGTAGACGCCCAGCACCGCGTAGACGTAGAACAACACGGCCAGCAGCAGGCCGACGTATCCCAGCGACGTGACCGACTTGAGCAGCGAGTTGACCAGCAACTGCAGTTTCGGCACCGCGGTCACCAGCCGCAGCGCCCGGAGCACCCGGGCCAGGCGCAGCACCGCCGCGTACTGTCCTCCAGCGGGCATCAGGCAGGCCACCACGATGAGAAAATCGAACACGTTCCAGCGGTCGCCGAAGTAACGGTACCAGTGACGGCCGTGGCGCGCCATCTTCAGCACGGCTTCCACGATGAAGAACAGCAGGACCAGCTGGTCGAGCCGGTGCAGCCAGACGCCGTACCGGGCCACCATTTCCCGCGAGGTTTCCAGTCCTACCAGGATGGCGGCCGCCGTGATCACCCCGAGTACGGTGTGCTGAAACGCCTTCGAATCGACCAGTCTACCGATTTGTTCCGTCAATGTCCTACTTCCCCCGGATTTTCGTTCGGGTTCATACAGTTTTGCATTCATTCACCCAATCAGTCCGCACTGTATATACAAAGAGTATACCAGGCAGGGGAAACACAGTGGTGTCTCTACCTCGCACGCAGGATCTGGTAGTAGAAGGTGCCGGTGATTTCCAGGAATGGATGGAGGAAATCGGCGGGAAGCGGCGGGAAGGGGCTGGCCGACTCGATGGCGTTGCGGCTCGAGGCCACGAGGGACTGGTAGGGGATGTCGTTGTCCCGGTAGGACAGGACCTCGAGGTCGCGCAGCGCGCCGTCGGGCATGATCTTGAACCTGATGATGACCCGCCCGCTCACCAGGCCGAGGTTGAAGGCCTCCGGGGCGAACCAGCGCCGCCTCACCCTTTCGCGGAGGATGTACAGGTAAGGCGCGTAATCCCAGGCGTAGGTGCTGAGCGAGAAATCGCCGTAATCCCTGACCGAAGTGTGGCGGTTGTCCGTCCTGGGTACCCGCGGTCCGGTACTCCCGAATCCGAATCCGAAACGCCTGTGCCGTTCGTACGAGGGTTGCCGGGTTTCCTGGGCTAGCTCGTTCAGATCGTCCTGGGGAATGAAGACCGGGGCCTCCGGACCGGTAGGCCGGGGCGCCGAAGCGATAATCTCCCCTTCCATCCCGCCTTCACCGCGGCCTGCCCGTCCGCCCCTGCCCCGGTATTCGGGCCGGATGATCATGTCCGAGGTCCACATCGGCGGGTCTTCCAGTTCCGTGAAGTCCTCGATGCCGCCCTCCCGGGGGGTGAGCGGGACGCCGCCGGCGAAGGGGTCGTGCTGCTGTTCTTCCTCTTCCTCGGAATCCTCCATCGTCCTGATCTCCAGGTCGCCTTCCGAATAGGCCGCTCCCTCGGGCAGCTCCGTGTCCTCCAGCAGGTCTCTCGCGACGGCGTTCTTGTCCGCCACGTCGGCGTCGGGGTCGTCCGGCGGTTCCTCCACGCGGGCCTCTTCCGGCACGTCGACCAGGGTCGGCGGATTCTGCATTTCCATGTAGGCCTGTTCGAGCTGCTCCAGCCGCTCATAGGGCGCGAGGGTGAGCTCGATCATGTTCTTGTCTTCGAGCAGACCGGTGGCCAGGAGTACCATCAGGGAGAGGCTATGGAGCATTCCCGCGACTACGAAGGCGACCAGCAGGTACTTGGCCGTATTGCGGCGAAAGGTTACGGTCCGTCCCAGGAGCCGGGAATGGTGGGCGTATTCTTTCGAGTAAATATCCATGCATGATTCTTATGGGCGGGGAGGATTTACAAATACGTTGTAATGAACGCGGAGAAGGCCGAGGGGTTCCATTAGGTGTAGATACATTGTGTCTACAAGTATCTTCCGGTTACTGCCGGCCTACCTCAAACCCAGGTTTTCCCGGACCTCCGTCATGGTGTCCGATGTCAGCGTCCTTACGCGGTCGGCGCCCGCGGCGAGGGCGTCACGCACGTCGTCGGGCCGGGCGGTCAGGTCTTCGTACTTCTCCTGGATCGGCGACATGGCGGT from Gemmatimonadota bacterium includes:
- a CDS encoding cupin domain-containing protein; this translates as MQRHTCKRITPAEVAAKIPAPNGDRFHVALERGELQIELYIPRGVDDQKPHSRDECYVIVEGQGKFEMGGEVVPFEAGDFFFVPAKVEHRFLDFGESMTTWVIFYGPEGGEQI
- a CDS encoding TonB C-terminal domain-containing protein, which encodes MDIYSKEYAHHSRLLGRTVTFRRNTAKYLLVAFVVAGMLHSLSLMVLLATGLLEDKNMIELTLAPYERLEQLEQAYMEMQNPPTLVDVPEEARVEEPPDDPDADVADKNAVARDLLEDTELPEGAAYSEGDLEIRTMEDSEEEEEQQHDPFAGGVPLTPREGGIEDFTELEDPPMWTSDMIIRPEYRGRGGRAGRGEGGMEGEIIASAPRPTGPEAPVFIPQDDLNELAQETRQPSYERHRRFGFGFGSTGPRVPRTDNRHTSVRDYGDFSLSTYAWDYAPYLYILRERVRRRWFAPEAFNLGLVSGRVIIRFKIMPDGALRDLEVLSYRDNDIPYQSLVASSRNAIESASPFPPLPADFLHPFLEITGTFYYQILRAR
- a CDS encoding type II toxin-antitoxin system HicB family antitoxin — protein: MARLWTAIIEREGDGYVALCPELDIASQGSSVTEARENLKEALELFCETASGDELNRRLH
- a CDS encoding ion transporter, with protein sequence MNAKLYEPERKSGGSRTLTEQIGRLVDSKAFQHTVLGVITAAAILVGLETSREMVARYGVWLHRLDQLVLLFFIVEAVLKMARHGRHWYRYFGDRWNVFDFLIVVACLMPAGGQYAAVLRLARVLRALRLVTAVPKLQLLVNSLLKSVTSLGYVGLLLAVLFYVYAVLGVYLFRGNDPVHFQDLATALLTLFRVVTLEDWTDVMYIQMYGSDAYPNYADFAQAHLREASRAMPFLGAAFFVSFVMLGTMIMLNLFIGVIINSMSEAQADRESEERRRHLERDGRISVGDEIGLIEEEIQKLSRRLKSLRGRADGDSGDG